A single genomic interval of Lucilia cuprina isolate Lc7/37 chromosome 2, ASM2204524v1, whole genome shotgun sequence harbors:
- the LOC124419119 gene encoding uncharacterized protein LOC124419119 — MGAQQTKSDDEEETNVRTLQKQYTGLARESTDGLDRMNENSKETVMPEQNLISASSPKRITVANFAKIKIEPRALEEYSREESALENDTSELVVEETIDHQEHNIIHQQVENQVIYAENQNIDLDQAQESSFPGINNSSPLTIVEKCIDILPSTGLCHDFTNIEVKKELLETCGATSVSEIEKDPLEIPLNCAIPVLSDEEDLDNNIIYTAIESETIDGVIKPERNLEEENILLLKKENSDCNNEGSIEQQEQQAPKLVKNPFFKNCNKKQRLKQELIDKGHREDSGNKTIKSEHKPNNEELCTEIITKSPKSVENFSNAITVIHEDTLQTSINLKELIIKSETLTAPEDNLNFTTNNTLSVNCLSCNLNSSLDVNLSNVDTDFEEARSVQSVEEVKSTISSLDSLKYFTIIDLTSGEKNDLPIEDSSTLTSTPKKQEKRKANRGRPLKSGSLENFKFGKTRKAKQRGGKPRSKTLKTKKITSRDTTFIASKKQILKNLPKISIKTRKKVNKQKNDKKTTKTSDDFPKPFKSEPQSLNKEQSIATELPKPIMFKNEQDININNRKSYLKPEFQPYVRLKRLKSEDLLVPLKTKTARKTRQRLSYHQMSNDNRRDFLIQHAFSLNQRAKLNRLSVDHDHMYYNNQQDQPSLYSRLTTPLSLHMDTPNDSVTETDSKYFSPQELYSLFHSSTPDASSMFSGHLDSGVSTSTPSMQQRQMDYNKTLLLEIAAERAFINNHLIHFGYSPIQFDLFNNLNDLSIFLKYLFGPANMN; from the exons acaatacacTGGACTTGCAAGAGAATCAACAGATGGACTAGATCGCATGAATGAAAATAGTAAAGAAACAGTTATGCCTGAGCAAAACCTCATTTCAGCCTCCAGTCCTAAACGTATTACAGTGgctaattttgctaaaattaaaatagaaccACGAGCTTTGGAAGAATATTCAAGGGAGGAATCTGCGTTGGAAAATGATACAAGCGAGCTGGTAGTTGAAGAAACTATTGACCATCAGGAGCACAATATAATCCATCAGCAGGTGGAAAATCAAGTAATTTATGCAGAAAATCAAAATATAGATTTAGACCAAGCACAGGAAAGTTCTTTCCCAGGTATAAATAATAGTTCACCCTTAACTATCGTGGAAAAGTGTATTGATATATTACCCAGTACTGGTCTCTGCCACGATTTTACAAATATCGAAGTAAAAAAGGAATTGTTAGAAACATGTGGCGCAACAAGTGTGTCAGAAATTGAAAAGGATCCTTTGGAAATACCGCTAAACTGCGCAATTCCAGTATTAAGTGATGAAGAAGATCTTGataacaatataatttatactgCAATAGAAAGTGAAACCATTGATGGTGTTATTAAACCTGAAAGGAATTTAGAAGAAGAAAATATTCTGttacttaaaaaagaaaattctgatTGTAATAACGAAGGGAGTATagaacaacaagaacaacaagcacctaaattagttaaaaatccattttttaaaaactgcaACAAAAAACAACGCTTAAAACAAGAGCTGATTGATAAGGGACATAGG gAAGATTCtggaaataaaactataaaatctgAACATAAACCAAACAATGAAGAGTTGTGTACGGAAATTATAACAAAGTCACCAAAGTCAgtggaaaatttttcaaatgctaTAACAGTTATACACGAGGAtactttacaaacatca ATTAATCTTAAAGAACTTATTATAAAATCAGAAACCTTAACCGCTCCTGAGGATAATTTG aattttactACAAACAATACTTTGAGTGTCAATTGTTTAAGTTGTAATTTAAATTCATCATTGGATGTTAACTTAAGCAATGTAGATACGGATTTTGAAGAAGCTCGCTCAGTACAATCAGTTGAAGAAGTTAAATCGACTATTTCTTCCCTTGAttccttaaaatatttcacaattatTGATTTAACGAGTGGGGAAAAGAATGATTTGCCAATTGAAGATTCATCGACTTTAACATCAACcccgaaaaaacaagaaaaacgaAAAGCAAACAGAGGAAGACCGCTTAAATCTGGAAGCttggaaaatttcaaatttgggAAAACACGGAAGGCAAAACAACGTGGAGGCAAG CCACGaagcaaaacattaaaaaccaaaaaaattacttCAAGAGATACTACGTTTATAGCgtcaaagaaacaaattttaaaaaatcttccaaaaatttctataaaaactcgcaaaaaagttaataaacaaaaaaacgacaagaaaactacaaaaacttCTGACGATTTTCCCAAACCATTTAAATCAGAACCACAATCATTAAATAAAGAGCAAAGCATAGCAACGGAACTGCCCAAACccataatgtttaaaaatgagcaagatataaacataaataatagaaaatccTATCTTAAACCGGAATTTCAACCTTATGTACGTTTGAAACGTTTAAAAAGTGAAGATCTATTGGTACCGCTAAAGACCAAAACGGCAAGAAAGACACGACAACGTTTAAGTTATCATCAAATGTCCAATGACAATAGACGTGATTTTCTTATACAACATGCCTTTAGCCTAAATCAACGTGCTAAATTAAATCGTTTAAGTGTTGATCATGATCATATGTATTATAATAATCAACAAGATCAGCCATCATTGTATAGCCGTTTAACTACTCCACTCAGCCTGCATATGGATACACCAAATGATTCTGTCACTGAGAcagattcaaaatattttagtcCTCAGGAACTTTATTCGCTCTTTCACTCCTCAACCCCAGATGCCTCTTCAATGTTTAGCGGTCATCTGGATAGTGGTGTCTCGACTTCAACGCCCAGTATGCAACAACGTCAAATGGACTACAATAAAACTTTACTCTTAGAAATAGCTGCTGAGCGGGCCTTTATCAACAATCATTTAATACATTTTGGCTACTCACCCATACAGTTTGATTTGTTTAACAACTTAAACGATTTgagtatttttcttaaatatttatttggccCTGCAAATATGAATTGA
- the LOC111691086 gene encoding glucose-6-phosphatase catalytic subunit 1 encodes MDFSLTSLYKLEINVIKYIQEQFSNGETILRNINHYLDPVFILNIWIPLVGAFNHKLLIQLVASIGVINTLATVIKWCLPEYRPIWFISENLKSFKYDFNDITIDPFSCDTSAGFPSSHAVAFTTFVFILVWRFVTSFLSSYEFVVYDKYLLIYTFASSISTIMWFSRLYFLYEFLHQCIVGSLFAVLLIHVLRRYSSSLLSFGKVKAVMLVVVFGSIPISAYFGMLHWDVDPFWCVRTAFKWCPDPMQLKHESTPVFTLCRDFGYLLGIALSSPLAKSYYNSNHNYRKRLPALISVEFFNYLLQLYTPKEYGRFAFVAYEFLRNCFHSFMLLTMLPKF; translated from the exons atggattTCTCATTAACTTCCTTATATAAACTagaaataaatgtaattaaatacatacaagaACA ATTTTCCAATGGCGAAACAATACTACGTAACATAAACCATTATCTTGATCCCGTATTCATACTAAATATTTGGATACCACTAGTGGGGGCATTTAATCATAAATTACTTATACAACTGGTGGCATCAATAGGTGTTATAAACACCCTGGCAACGGTAATAAAATG GTGCTTACCTGAATACCGTCCTATTTGGTTtattagtgaaaatttaaaaagctttaaatatgattttaatgACATAACAATTGATCCGTTTAGCTGTGACACTAGTGCCGGTTTTCCCTCCTCACATGCTGTTGCTTTTACcacatttgttttcattttagtttgGCGTTTTGTTACAAGTTTTCTATCTTCATATGAATTTGTTGTCTAtgacaaatatttgttaatttatactTTTGCATCTTCAATATCGACTATCATGTGGTTTAGtcgtttatattttctatacgaATTTTTACATCAATGTATAGTGGGTTCATTATTTGCTGTTCTTCTGATACATGTGTTAAGGAGATATTCTTCGTCTTTATTGAGTTTTGGTAAAGTGAAGGCAGTGATGTTGGTTGTTGTTTTCGGCAGTATACCGATAAGTGCTTATTTTGGAATGCTACATTGGGATGTGGATCCATTTTGGTGTGTTCGAACG GCTTTTAAATGGTGTCCTGATCCCATGCAGTTAAAACATGAAAGTACTCCAGTATTTACACTCTGTCGAGATTTCGGTTATCTCTTAGGTATTGCCCTTTCAAGTCCTTTAGCTAAAAG CTATTACAACTCAAACCACAATTATCGTAAACGTCTTCCTGCTTTAATTTCTGTGGAATTTTTTAATTACCTTCTCCAATTATATACTCCCAAAGAGTATGGACGTTTTGCATTTGTTGCttatgaatttttaagaaattgttttcaTTCCTTTATGTTATTGACAATGTTACCGAAGTTTTGA